A region from the Paludisphaera rhizosphaerae genome encodes:
- the dapB gene encoding 4-hydroxy-tetrahydrodipicolinate reductase, translating to MSAARIRIGLHGAMGRMGLRLIQLISEDPRVELVAAIDRSRIGEDAGVAAGIRPLGVPVRALEDLGPANRPDVVIDFSHPSAVPLIADYCRREKLPLVVGTTGLEAAQQQALEQAAAAVPVLASPNMSRAVNLLMKLVSEAASAMGPAADVEIVERHHKLKKDSPSGTAIRLAELVMAASGADRLVHGREGQVGERTRGEIGMHAVRAGDCPGEHTVLFALGGDTLELTHRALNRDGFVRGAIDAAVFLAGKSPGSYAMRDVLESGC from the coding sequence ATGAGCGCGGCCAGAATTCGCATTGGACTGCACGGGGCGATGGGCCGGATGGGGCTTCGCCTGATCCAGCTCATTTCCGAGGATCCCCGCGTCGAACTCGTCGCAGCCATCGACCGATCCAGGATCGGCGAAGACGCTGGCGTCGCGGCCGGGATTCGCCCGCTGGGCGTTCCGGTGAGGGCCCTCGAGGATCTCGGTCCAGCCAATCGACCCGACGTCGTCATCGACTTCTCTCATCCTTCGGCGGTGCCTCTGATTGCAGACTACTGCCGGCGCGAGAAGTTGCCGTTGGTGGTGGGCACCACGGGGCTGGAGGCTGCCCAGCAGCAGGCGCTCGAACAAGCCGCTGCAGCCGTTCCCGTGCTCGCCTCGCCGAACATGAGTCGAGCTGTGAATCTCTTGATGAAGCTCGTCAGCGAAGCCGCATCGGCCATGGGGCCGGCGGCGGACGTCGAGATCGTCGAACGCCACCACAAGCTCAAGAAGGACTCCCCCAGCGGAACGGCGATTCGCCTGGCGGAGCTTGTCATGGCGGCGTCGGGAGCTGATCGATTAGTCCATGGCCGTGAGGGCCAGGTCGGCGAGCGGACTCGCGGCGAGATCGGCATGCACGCGGTCCGCGCCGGCGATTGCCCAGGTGAGCACACCGTCCTCTTCGCGCTCGGGGGTGATACCCTCGAACTGACGCATCGGGCCTTGAATCGGGACGGCTTCGTCCGTGGAGCGATCGACGCCGCCGTTTTCCTCGCCGGGAAATCCCCGGGTTCATACGCCATGCGGGATGTGTTAGAATCGGGTTGTTAG
- the thrC gene encoding threonine synthase, with the protein METPRIANEAVFQQCLNPSCAATFAVDEAHFACPQCGDLIDVVYDWDRLPVPRSLKDFEAKWSKQLDPLCFSGVWRFRELLPFAPAEQVVTIGEGRTLLQRADKVGRAVGLEPGRLMLQYEGMNPSGSFKDNGMTAAFSHARMIGARRVACASTGNTSAALAVYCSATDLGFKAIIFVGSGKIAYGKLAQALDHGALTVQIVGDFDDAMRRVREVADRLGIYLMNSVNPFRLEGQKTIMFRVLEAMGWEVPDWIVVPGGNLGNSSAFGKAFIELKHLGLIDRVPRLAVINAHGARTLHELYGSREIRWRSGLPDSAKVDAYYDELDAAGVKASTIASAIEINRPVNFKKCLRALDFCDGVVREVSDQEIMDAKAWVGAGGLGCEPASAASVAGARRLREEGIIAPSDRVVCILTGHQLKDPTATVAYHGADQENFEKVLGSRGVKRAGYANRPVVVPNDIDDIIRTIALYSDSGASKS; encoded by the coding sequence ATGGAGACTCCCCGAATCGCGAATGAGGCTGTCTTTCAGCAGTGCCTCAACCCGTCGTGCGCGGCGACCTTCGCCGTCGACGAGGCCCATTTCGCGTGCCCCCAGTGCGGCGACTTGATCGACGTCGTCTACGATTGGGACCGCCTGCCAGTCCCCCGCAGCCTGAAGGATTTCGAGGCCAAGTGGTCGAAACAGCTCGATCCCCTCTGCTTTTCGGGCGTCTGGCGTTTTCGCGAACTGCTTCCGTTCGCACCGGCGGAGCAGGTCGTAACGATCGGGGAAGGACGGACGTTGCTTCAAAGGGCCGACAAGGTCGGCCGTGCCGTGGGTCTTGAGCCGGGCCGCTTGATGCTCCAGTACGAGGGAATGAACCCCTCCGGGAGCTTCAAGGACAACGGCATGACGGCGGCCTTCAGCCACGCCCGAATGATCGGGGCCCGTCGAGTCGCCTGCGCCAGCACGGGGAACACCTCCGCCGCGCTGGCCGTCTATTGTTCAGCGACGGATCTCGGATTTAAGGCCATTATTTTTGTCGGGTCTGGGAAGATCGCTTACGGAAAGCTGGCCCAGGCGCTCGATCACGGCGCCTTGACGGTGCAGATCGTCGGCGATTTCGACGATGCCATGCGGCGCGTCCGCGAGGTCGCCGACCGTCTGGGCATCTACCTCATGAACTCGGTCAACCCCTTCCGACTGGAAGGTCAGAAGACCATCATGTTCCGAGTTCTCGAAGCGATGGGTTGGGAGGTTCCCGACTGGATCGTGGTCCCCGGGGGGAATCTCGGCAACTCCAGCGCGTTCGGCAAAGCGTTCATCGAGCTGAAGCACCTCGGATTGATCGATCGAGTCCCTCGCCTGGCCGTCATCAACGCCCACGGCGCTCGCACCCTGCACGAGCTTTATGGATCACGGGAGATCCGCTGGCGAAGCGGGCTGCCGGATTCGGCGAAAGTGGACGCCTATTACGACGAACTCGACGCCGCAGGGGTCAAGGCCTCGACGATCGCCTCGGCCATTGAGATCAATCGCCCGGTCAACTTCAAGAAATGCCTCCGCGCCCTCGATTTCTGCGACGGGGTCGTCCGTGAAGTCTCTGACCAGGAGATCATGGACGCGAAGGCGTGGGTCGGGGCCGGCGGATTGGGCTGTGAACCCGCCAGCGCGGCGAGCGTCGCGGGCGCGCGTCGCCTTCGCGAGGAGGGAATCATCGCTCCCTCCGATCGCGTCGTCTGCATCCTGACCGGCCACCAACTCAAGGACCCGACGGCGACGGTTGCCTATCATGGCGCCGATCAGGAGAACTTTGAGAAGGTTCTGGGGAGCCGCGGGGTCAAACGAGCCGGCTACGCCAATCGCCCCGTCGTCGTACCCAACGACATCGACGACATCATTCGAACGATCGCCCTCTATTCCGACTCGGGCGCGTCCAAGTCCTGA
- a CDS encoding ArsR/SmtB family transcription factor: MAATSTRTSSSSRSTKTAAAAAARQLAEIRRVADLLKQVSDPTRLQVLLLLNEKERNVTELCADLGTQSQPAVSHHLALLRHGRLIEPRRAGKHNYYALTEAGRELAKVVDGIVG; encoded by the coding sequence ATGGCCGCAACTTCTACTCGCACCAGTTCGTCGTCACGGTCGACGAAGACCGCAGCCGCTGCGGCCGCCCGCCAACTCGCCGAAATCCGTCGCGTCGCCGATCTGTTGAAGCAGGTCTCCGACCCCACCCGACTTCAAGTGCTCCTGCTTCTTAACGAGAAGGAGCGCAACGTAACCGAGCTCTGCGCCGACCTCGGTACGCAGAGTCAGCCCGCCGTCAGCCATCACCTGGCGCTCCTTCGCCATGGACGACTGATCGAACCCCGCCGCGCGGGGAAGCATAATTACTACGCCCTAACCGAAGCCGGGCGTGAACTGGCCAAGGTCGTCGACGGCATCGTCGGCTGA
- a CDS encoding sugar phosphate isomerase/epimerase family protein encodes MPTNSAAPSPRSSMEPFALGVCSWSLQVKNVPELKGFLDQLGVDVVQIACGDPHHASWDEGDDLPSVARAAGFRMTGAMLGFPGEDYTTPQTILKTGGFGDPETRAERLERLDWALDRTLALGLTDLMLHAGFLPEIDDPARSEMLDTLAKAGDAARRKGVILAFETGQETAQLLRRTLDDLKSPSIKINFDPANMLLYDMGDPIEAVKILGPDIRSVHVKDARRPKVKGTWGEEVPLGEGEVGIPAFLDALKSVGYQGPLVVEREVGDQQGRLRDVAHGIALLRECLAR; translated from the coding sequence GTGCCCACGAATTCCGCCGCCCCTTCCCCTCGCTCCTCCATGGAACCCTTCGCACTCGGGGTTTGCAGTTGGAGTCTTCAGGTTAAGAACGTCCCCGAGTTGAAAGGCTTCCTCGACCAACTCGGCGTCGACGTCGTTCAGATCGCCTGCGGCGACCCCCACCACGCCAGCTGGGACGAGGGGGACGACCTCCCGTCCGTGGCCCGGGCTGCGGGTTTTCGGATGACGGGCGCGATGCTCGGCTTTCCGGGAGAGGACTACACCACTCCTCAGACAATTCTGAAGACCGGCGGCTTCGGCGACCCGGAGACCCGCGCCGAGCGGCTCGAACGCCTCGACTGGGCGCTGGATCGGACGCTCGCGCTAGGGCTGACCGACCTCATGCTCCACGCCGGCTTTCTCCCCGAGATCGATGATCCGGCTCGGTCGGAGATGCTCGACACCCTGGCGAAGGCTGGAGACGCAGCCCGGCGAAAGGGCGTCATCCTCGCCTTCGAGACTGGCCAGGAAACCGCCCAACTGCTACGGCGAACGCTCGACGATTTGAAGTCGCCCAGCATCAAGATCAACTTCGACCCTGCCAACATGCTGCTGTACGATATGGGGGATCCGATCGAGGCTGTGAAGATCCTCGGCCCCGATATCCGGTCAGTCCACGTCAAGGACGCCCGCCGACCCAAGGTCAAGGGAACCTGGGGCGAGGAGGTCCCTCTGGGAGAGGGTGAGGTCGGAATCCCGGCTTTTCTCGACGCCTTGAAGTCGGTCGGCTACCAGGGGCCCTTGGTCGTCGAACGCGAAGTGGGTGATCAACAGGGCCGTCTCCGCGATGTTGCGCACGGCATCGCGCTGTTGCGGGAATGTCTGGCCCGTTGA
- a CDS encoding diguanylate cyclase — MDLKATTHICASPVRDEEETHVFPTSPMYLIIVHGGTTGALLRIEGAETRLGRGTESTHQFHDPTVSRRHAVVTQDDEGQTWITDLGSSNGTFVDNKRIPPRKPIQIEDGARIQLGGTVVLKFVTLDPCDERFQREMYERTVRDNLTGLYNRAYLLEQIGPLCERNFIRGLGTAVLMIDVDHFKRINDTHGHDAGDAALREVAKTLRDSTRSEDLVARYGGEEFLVALPTSSKEQALERAEQIRMFLADRIIRAGRRELRITASFGVSCSLIGRPRTINALISTADLALYEAKRAGRNRVVDASQLLAEGERRTESCEALAV, encoded by the coding sequence ATGGACCTGAAGGCGACGACTCACATCTGCGCCTCCCCAGTCAGGGATGAGGAGGAGACGCACGTCTTCCCGACCTCGCCCATGTATCTGATCATCGTCCACGGCGGAACCACGGGAGCGCTCCTGCGGATCGAGGGGGCCGAAACCCGGTTGGGACGCGGGACGGAGAGCACCCACCAATTCCACGACCCCACCGTTTCCCGTCGCCATGCGGTCGTTACCCAGGACGATGAAGGGCAGACCTGGATCACCGACCTGGGAAGCAGCAACGGCACGTTCGTCGACAACAAGCGGATTCCTCCTCGCAAGCCGATCCAGATCGAGGATGGCGCTCGAATCCAACTGGGAGGGACCGTCGTTCTGAAGTTCGTCACTCTGGACCCCTGCGACGAGCGGTTTCAGCGCGAGATGTATGAGCGGACGGTTCGAGACAACCTCACCGGCCTGTACAACCGCGCCTATCTGTTGGAGCAGATCGGCCCGCTCTGCGAGCGGAACTTTATCAGGGGGCTGGGGACGGCGGTCCTCATGATCGACGTCGACCACTTCAAGCGGATCAACGACACCCACGGGCACGACGCAGGCGACGCCGCACTGAGGGAAGTCGCTAAGACGCTCCGCGATTCAACGCGGTCGGAAGACCTCGTGGCCCGCTACGGCGGCGAGGAATTCCTGGTCGCGTTGCCGACGTCCTCAAAGGAACAGGCGCTCGAGCGGGCCGAGCAGATCCGAATGTTCCTCGCCGATCGCATTATTCGCGCCGGCCGTCGCGAGTTGAGAATCACCGCCAGTTTCGGCGTTTCCTGCAGCCTGATCGGGCGTCCGCGGACGATCAACGCCCTGATTTCGACGGCCGATCTAGCCCTCTACGAGGCCAAGCGGGCGGGACGCAACCGAGTCGTGGACGCCTCGCAACTTCTGGCCGAGGGGGAACGGCGGACCGAGTCCTGTGAGGCGCTGGCTGTGTGA
- a CDS encoding site-2 protease family protein, with protein MSWSWKLGRVAGIPIYVHWTFAILIVWLVAAGAMEGGGLAAGLLQGGFVLAVFACVVLHELGHALTARRFGVPTSDITLLPIGGVARLQRIPEKPAQELLVALAGPAVNLIIILALWFVFQVRLPSSTADSDAILHSGFWSKLLLVNVFLAGFNMLPAFPMDGGRVLRALLAMKLPYTRATRVAASVGQLMAIAFGLFGLSNGAPMLLFIALFVWIGAEAEAVQVAEKAALKGVTVHEAMLTDFHTLHGDDTLGRAAEVLLAGSQHDFPLEPEGDEPMVLTRANLMAGLAAKGADALVREFASGAPPAVAADSPLVAAVALLRERGAPCAQVIQDGQVVGLLTLENVGELLMVREALGQTGDGSISTREGENVY; from the coding sequence ATGTCGTGGTCTTGGAAGCTGGGCCGGGTGGCGGGAATTCCAATCTATGTCCACTGGACGTTCGCCATCCTGATCGTCTGGCTGGTCGCGGCCGGGGCCATGGAGGGGGGTGGTCTGGCGGCGGGCCTTCTTCAAGGAGGGTTTGTACTGGCTGTGTTCGCCTGCGTGGTTCTCCACGAGTTGGGACATGCGTTGACGGCCCGACGCTTCGGCGTGCCGACCTCGGACATCACTCTGCTGCCGATCGGAGGCGTGGCTCGGCTCCAGCGTATCCCGGAGAAGCCCGCTCAGGAGTTGCTCGTGGCTCTGGCGGGGCCGGCGGTGAACCTGATCATCATCCTGGCCCTCTGGTTTGTATTCCAGGTGCGATTGCCGAGTTCCACGGCTGATTCCGACGCGATTCTACACTCCGGGTTCTGGTCGAAACTCCTGCTCGTGAACGTGTTCCTGGCGGGCTTCAACATGCTGCCGGCGTTTCCAATGGACGGCGGCCGAGTCCTCCGCGCCCTGCTGGCGATGAAATTGCCGTATACCCGCGCGACCCGTGTCGCGGCGTCGGTGGGCCAGTTGATGGCGATCGCCTTTGGACTGTTCGGGCTGAGCAACGGAGCGCCGATGCTTCTGTTCATCGCCCTGTTCGTCTGGATCGGCGCAGAGGCCGAAGCCGTGCAGGTCGCGGAAAAGGCGGCCTTGAAGGGGGTTACGGTTCACGAGGCGATGCTCACCGATTTCCATACGCTTCACGGCGACGACACGCTGGGAAGGGCCGCCGAGGTCTTGCTCGCTGGGTCCCAGCACGACTTCCCGCTGGAACCGGAGGGGGACGAGCCGATGGTCCTGACTCGGGCGAACCTGATGGCCGGGCTGGCGGCGAAGGGAGCCGACGCCCTGGTGCGCGAGTTCGCCTCGGGAGCCCCTCCGGCCGTGGCGGCCGACAGCCCGCTCGTCGCCGCCGTCGCCTTGCTCCGCGAGCGCGGAGCCCCCTGCGCCCAGGTCATCCAGGATGGGCAGGTGGTCGGGCTGCTGACCCTGGAGAACGTCGGCGAGTTGTTGATGGTCCGTGAGGCGCTCGGTCAAACGGGCGACGGCTCGATCTCGACACGCGAGGGGGAGAACGTCTACTGA
- a CDS encoding HNH endonuclease, with translation MTTAEKLDLAARTDVTFERRGGDWVGKCLICNGPIAFDAATGEGATLEHIRARSRGGGDDATNLAAVHGRCNWEKGRRWDPKKRRSNDEYESFVARLLIKRAERWRPLADPAKEAGPAASAPRRRS, from the coding sequence ATGACCACCGCGGAGAAGCTCGACCTCGCCGCACGCACCGACGTCACCTTCGAGCGAAGGGGAGGCGACTGGGTCGGCAAGTGTCTGATCTGCAACGGGCCGATCGCCTTCGACGCCGCGACGGGGGAGGGAGCGACTCTGGAGCACATCCGCGCCCGCAGCCGAGGGGGCGGCGACGACGCGACCAACCTTGCCGCCGTCCACGGCCGTTGCAACTGGGAGAAGGGGCGTCGCTGGGATCCCAAGAAACGGCGATCCAACGACGAGTACGAATCGTTCGTCGCCCGCCTCCTCATCAAGCGGGCTGAACGCTGGAGACCGCTGGCCGACCCAGCGAAGGAAGCTGGGCCGGCCGCTTCGGCGCCTCGACGACGGAGTTGA
- a CDS encoding S46 family peptidase: MFNRRFSIAAFTGVCIIMSMTTARGDEGMWVFNNLPLETLKARYGFVPPPGWAEHLRSAAVRFNNGGSGSFVSADGLIMTNHHVGADTLAKLSTSEKDYYKLGFHAKTRAGEVKAPDLELNVLVGIEDVTAKVNAGVAPGMDDAAAATARRKVSADIEKESTEKTGLRSDVVTLYQGGQYHLYTYKKYTDVRLVFAPEFDIAFFGGDPDNFEYPRYCLDACFFRAYENDKPAQIKDYLKWSPHGSKDGELVFVAGHPGRTDRLNTLASVEYLRDSAFPFLLDWLHAKEAFLLNYGKQSDEAFRQSKEELFSIQNSRKARTGGLDGLKSPAFMDRKRQAERDLRSRIEADPAKKSAYGAAWDKIAEAQDVSLKIAKPHMFLERGRGLDSTLFQIARDIVRLTEEKSKPNSERLKEYRDSALESLELELFSTAPIYPEFERAKFAFGLAYWKKAAPDGPVINRILAGRTPEQVAAAVVGGTKLGDVAVRRKLVEGGKATVEASDDPMIRLAREVDADARSLRKVREDQVEGVEAANYALIAKALFAELGDAIYPDATFTLRLAFGAVKGYTVDGKAIPPFTTIGGAFDHEKAHDSQPPYVLPKSWHEAKATGRLDLATPFNFVSTADIIGGNSGSPVVNKDNEVVGLIFDGNIQSLVLDFGYEDVVARAVSVDSRGIVEALRSVYQADDLVKELTGR; the protein is encoded by the coding sequence ATGTTCAACCGACGCTTTTCGATCGCGGCGTTCACAGGTGTCTGTATCATCATGTCCATGACCACGGCGCGCGGCGACGAGGGGATGTGGGTTTTCAACAACCTCCCCCTGGAGACGCTAAAGGCTCGATACGGCTTCGTCCCGCCTCCCGGCTGGGCAGAGCACCTACGCTCGGCGGCCGTCCGGTTCAACAATGGGGGATCCGGTTCGTTCGTCTCGGCCGACGGCCTCATCATGACCAACCACCACGTCGGAGCCGACACGCTCGCCAAGTTGAGCACCTCCGAGAAGGACTACTACAAGCTTGGCTTTCACGCCAAGACCCGGGCCGGGGAAGTGAAGGCCCCTGACCTGGAGCTGAACGTCCTGGTCGGCATCGAGGACGTCACGGCGAAGGTCAACGCGGGCGTTGCGCCGGGGATGGACGACGCCGCAGCGGCGACGGCCCGTCGCAAGGTTTCGGCCGACATCGAGAAGGAGTCGACCGAGAAGACCGGGCTGCGGAGCGACGTCGTCACCCTCTATCAGGGGGGGCAGTATCACCTTTACACCTATAAGAAGTACACCGACGTCCGCCTGGTTTTCGCCCCCGAGTTCGACATCGCCTTCTTCGGCGGCGACCCGGACAACTTCGAGTATCCCCGCTACTGCCTGGACGCCTGCTTCTTTCGGGCTTACGAGAACGACAAGCCGGCCCAGATCAAGGATTACCTGAAGTGGAGCCCTCACGGGTCGAAGGACGGCGAGTTGGTCTTCGTCGCCGGCCACCCAGGGCGTACCGACCGCCTCAACACTCTGGCGAGCGTCGAGTATCTCCGGGACTCCGCTTTCCCGTTCTTGCTGGACTGGCTCCACGCGAAGGAGGCCTTCCTCCTGAACTACGGCAAGCAGAGCGACGAGGCTTTCCGCCAGTCGAAGGAGGAGTTGTTCTCGATCCAGAACAGCCGAAAGGCCCGAACGGGAGGGCTCGACGGTCTTAAGAGCCCCGCCTTTATGGACCGGAAACGCCAGGCTGAACGTGACCTTCGCTCACGGATCGAGGCCGACCCGGCCAAGAAATCCGCCTACGGCGCGGCCTGGGATAAGATCGCCGAAGCTCAGGACGTGAGTTTGAAGATCGCCAAGCCTCACATGTTCCTGGAGCGTGGACGCGGGCTCGATTCGACGCTTTTCCAGATCGCTCGCGACATCGTTCGACTGACTGAGGAGAAGTCCAAGCCGAATTCGGAGCGGTTGAAGGAGTATCGCGACTCGGCCCTCGAATCGTTGGAGCTCGAACTGTTCTCCACGGCTCCGATCTACCCCGAGTTCGAACGAGCGAAGTTCGCCTTTGGGTTGGCCTACTGGAAGAAGGCGGCGCCGGACGGACCGGTCATTAACCGCATCCTCGCCGGCCGCACTCCTGAACAGGTTGCGGCAGCGGTCGTCGGCGGGACCAAGCTCGGCGACGTCGCGGTCCGTCGCAAGCTTGTGGAAGGCGGGAAAGCCACCGTTGAGGCCAGCGACGACCCGATGATCCGCCTCGCCCGCGAGGTCGACGCCGACGCTCGATCCCTCCGGAAAGTCCGCGAGGATCAGGTGGAGGGAGTCGAAGCGGCCAACTACGCCCTCATCGCGAAAGCCCTGTTCGCAGAGCTGGGAGACGCGATCTATCCCGACGCGACCTTCACCCTTCGTCTGGCCTTCGGAGCCGTGAAGGGATACACCGTCGACGGCAAGGCGATTCCGCCGTTCACGACGATCGGCGGGGCCTTCGACCATGAGAAGGCCCACGATTCACAGCCGCCTTACGTTCTGCCGAAGTCCTGGCACGAGGCCAAGGCCACTGGTCGACTCGACCTCGCGACCCCGTTCAACTTCGTCTCGACGGCCGACATCATCGGTGGCAATTCGGGGAGCCCGGTGGTCAACAAGGACAACGAGGTCGTCGGGCTGATCTTCGACGGCAACATCCAGTCGCTCGTCCTTGACTTCGGCTATGAAGACGTCGTCGCCCGCGCAGTGTCGGTCGACTCGAGAGGGATCGTCGAGGCCCTCCGATCCGTCTACCAGGCCGACGATCTGGTCAAGGAACTGACAGGCCGCTGA
- a CDS encoding cupin domain-containing protein — translation MPTLIASPSRVAAAGTKPKLIDEYVGHVNSGESALSVAHMRSPGGWVEPGQTPTFDEFTVVLRGLLRVEHRDGVMDVRAGQAVKVAAGEWVRYSTPEEDGAEYIAVCLPAFTLDAARRDPE, via the coding sequence ATGCCCACCTTGATCGCATCTCCCAGCCGGGTCGCGGCTGCAGGGACGAAACCGAAGCTGATCGACGAGTACGTCGGCCATGTCAACAGCGGTGAGTCGGCTCTGAGCGTCGCCCATATGAGAAGCCCCGGCGGCTGGGTCGAACCGGGCCAGACGCCGACGTTCGACGAATTCACCGTCGTCCTCCGCGGGCTGCTCCGGGTGGAGCACCGCGACGGCGTCATGGACGTCCGCGCCGGGCAGGCTGTGAAGGTGGCCGCCGGAGAGTGGGTGCGTTACAGCACGCCCGAAGAGGACGGCGCCGAGTACATCGCCGTCTGCCTCCCCGCCTTCACCCTCGACGCCGCCCGCCGCGACCCCGAGTGA
- a CDS encoding SDR family oxidoreductase — protein MSNAPATPSMKDKVCLVTGATAGIGLVTALELARAGADVLLVGRTPQSAGEAARKIREAVADPDVEPLAADLSSQTAIRRLAADVRRRTGRLDVLVNNAGGIFLDRSETVDGVETTFAVNHLAPFLLTNLLLPLLRAAPSARIVNVASGAHRGVSMPFDDLEGRNHYSGWRAYQRSKLANILFTRELARRLTGEPITVNALHPGYVNTQIFRDATWKGSVMRVFANLFALTPEQGAATTIYLATSPEIAGVTGEYFARCKPARSSRASQDDEAARRLWEMSATMTRPGDADS, from the coding sequence ATGTCGAACGCGCCCGCGACGCCCTCGATGAAGGACAAGGTCTGCCTGGTCACCGGCGCGACGGCTGGCATCGGCCTCGTCACCGCCCTTGAACTGGCCCGAGCCGGCGCCGACGTCCTCCTCGTCGGCCGGACCCCGCAGTCGGCCGGCGAGGCGGCCCGGAAGATCCGCGAAGCGGTCGCCGACCCGGACGTCGAACCGCTCGCCGCCGACCTTTCGTCGCAGACCGCCATCCGTCGACTCGCCGCGGACGTCCGCCGCCGAACGGGCCGGCTGGACGTGCTCGTGAACAACGCTGGGGGGATCTTCCTGGATCGCTCCGAGACCGTCGACGGCGTCGAGACGACCTTTGCCGTCAACCACCTGGCTCCCTTTCTGCTGACGAATTTGCTTCTTCCGCTCCTCCGCGCGGCGCCCTCCGCCCGGATCGTCAACGTCGCCTCGGGAGCGCATCGCGGGGTGTCGATGCCGTTCGACGATCTGGAAGGTCGAAACCATTACAGCGGCTGGCGAGCCTACCAACGCTCGAAACTCGCCAACATCCTGTTCACTCGCGAGTTGGCGCGCCGACTGACGGGGGAGCCGATCACCGTCAACGCGCTTCATCCGGGGTACGTGAACACGCAGATCTTCCGAGACGCCACCTGGAAGGGGAGCGTCATGCGCGTCTTCGCCAACCTGTTCGCGCTGACGCCGGAGCAGGGGGCGGCGACTACGATTTATCTTGCGACCTCCCCCGAGATCGCCGGAGTCACCGGAGAGTACTTCGCCCGGTGCAAGCCCGCCCGGTCCTCACGAGCCTCGCAAGACGACGAGGCGGCTCGTCGGCTCTGGGAGATGAGCGCCACGATGACCCGCCCAGGAGACGCGGACTCTTGA
- a CDS encoding lactate racemase domain-containing protein, with protein MSRYVIEYGKERLELDLPEGSEAAVFTPPEGMAEPEAEAALREALEQPRNYPPLRRNVVPGDRVAIALDADLPEPKRVLDVVTEVLEGAGVDPEAITIVEAARNTGELLSGQRGEVAEVHDPTSRDRLAYLSTTKSGARVYLNRTLTDADVVIPVGLLRQDPLTGPHGPWSVLFPGLSDAETREARRRSLALDPRGAHFLEADAEAFEVGWLLGSQFQVGIVPGSRGPAGFVAGLAEDVRDAGLAVLDKTWTFRPDTRAELVVVGVGGNDGPAGLHDLIAALATANRLVQRGGRIVALSQVEGAFGPALQRLIAAGDRNDSRAVLRGHEDAPDFLQAQMLAHILDWADVYVASRLDADALEELSMVPLDRPEDARRLASRASSCLVVGRADRVRAMVRDDQSE; from the coding sequence GTGTCGCGATACGTGATCGAATACGGAAAGGAACGCCTCGAACTCGACCTTCCCGAAGGAAGCGAGGCCGCCGTCTTCACGCCTCCCGAGGGGATGGCCGAACCCGAGGCCGAAGCCGCCCTCCGCGAGGCCCTGGAGCAGCCGAGGAACTATCCGCCTCTCCGGAGGAACGTCGTCCCCGGAGATCGGGTCGCGATCGCTCTCGACGCGGATCTGCCGGAGCCAAAGCGCGTCCTGGACGTGGTGACGGAGGTTCTGGAAGGGGCCGGCGTGGATCCTGAGGCGATCACGATCGTCGAGGCCGCGCGAAATACCGGCGAGCTGCTTTCGGGGCAGCGGGGCGAAGTCGCGGAGGTTCATGATCCGACGTCTCGCGACCGCCTGGCCTACCTGTCGACCACCAAGAGCGGCGCTCGGGTTTATCTCAATCGCACGCTCACGGACGCCGACGTCGTGATTCCGGTCGGCCTGCTGCGGCAGGATCCGCTGACGGGCCCGCACGGTCCCTGGAGCGTCCTTTTCCCGGGGCTGAGCGACGCTGAAACGCGTGAAGCGCGCCGACGCTCGCTGGCTCTCGACCCCCGAGGGGCCCACTTCCTCGAAGCCGACGCGGAGGCGTTCGAGGTCGGCTGGCTGCTTGGGTCGCAATTCCAGGTCGGGATCGTTCCGGGTTCTCGCGGTCCGGCGGGGTTCGTGGCCGGCCTTGCCGAGGACGTTCGCGACGCCGGGCTGGCCGTCCTCGACAAGACATGGACCTTCCGACCCGACACACGCGCCGAGCTCGTGGTGGTCGGGGTCGGCGGAAACGACGGGCCGGCCGGCCTGCACGATCTGATTGCCGCGCTGGCGACGGCGAACAGACTGGTGCAACGAGGAGGCCGGATCGTGGCGCTTTCGCAGGTCGAAGGCGCGTTCGGCCCCGCGCTCCAACGACTCATCGCCGCCGGCGATCGAAACGACTCCCGCGCTGTGCTTCGCGGACATGAGGACGCCCCCGATTTCCTCCAGGCGCAAATGCTCGCCCACATCCTGGACTGGGCCGACGTCTACGTCGCCAGCCGTCTGGACGCCGACGCTCTCGAAGAGCTCTCGATGGTCCCCCTCGACCGCCCCGAGGACGCTCGAAGGCTCGCCTCCAGGGCTTCGTCCTGCCTGGTCGTCGGCCGCGCTGATCGAGTTCGCGCCATGGTTCGAGACGACCAGTCCGAGTGA